The Ensifer adhaerens genome contains a region encoding:
- a CDS encoding uracil-DNA glycosylase: MAETFAGWEGDLPHAWRDALGAIGDDFSRIDAGLELEPWEPIFPARRGRTFPGQPRGAHALAAFDGVAPEGVRCLVLGQDPYPEPGFATGRAFEAGNLAAWGELDKMFSKSIRAYMQLIAAARLGDEDLARDFGRWPDVRQLLCDPTSSFEAPNLIADRWVGEGVLLLNASLTLSRFRVDIDPHQSRGHLSFWRPLILRVVEMLVARDKPVVLLGFGAAAADIFSEVGIVEGCRGHVAYVQREHPAFADKVLGRENPFLLCNSYLEAMGGRPVAW; this comes from the coding sequence ATGGCGGAGACGTTTGCAGGCTGGGAGGGTGACCTCCCGCATGCATGGCGCGATGCGCTTGGCGCCATCGGCGACGATTTCAGCCGTATCGATGCGGGCCTCGAGCTGGAGCCGTGGGAGCCGATCTTCCCGGCGCGCCGCGGCAGGACCTTTCCGGGTCAGCCAAGAGGCGCGCACGCCCTGGCGGCGTTCGACGGAGTTGCGCCCGAGGGCGTTCGCTGTCTGGTCCTTGGCCAGGATCCTTATCCCGAGCCGGGTTTTGCGACGGGGCGAGCCTTCGAGGCCGGAAATCTGGCTGCATGGGGTGAGCTGGACAAGATGTTCTCGAAGAGCATTCGCGCCTACATGCAGCTGATTGCGGCCGCACGCCTTGGCGACGAAGATCTTGCGCGTGATTTCGGCCGGTGGCCGGATGTGCGGCAGCTGCTGTGCGATCCCACCAGTTCCTTCGAGGCGCCGAACCTGATCGCCGACCGTTGGGTTGGGGAGGGTGTACTGCTGCTCAATGCTTCGCTGACGCTTTCTCGTTTCCGCGTCGATATCGATCCGCACCAGTCGCGCGGGCATCTGTCCTTCTGGCGGCCGTTGATTTTGCGCGTGGTCGAAATGCTTGTCGCGCGAGACAAGCCTGTCGTCCTCTTGGGTTTTGGTGCAGCTGCAGCCGACATTTTCTCCGAAGTCGGGATTGTCGAGGGATGCAGGGGCCATGTCGCCTATGTCCAGCGCGAGCATCCCGCCTTTGCCGACAAGGTGCTCGGCCGGGAAAATCCGTTCCTTCTCTGCAATTCTTATCTGGAGGCGATGGGCGGCCGGCCCGTCGCGTGGTGA
- a CDS encoding CaiB/BaiF CoA transferase family protein translates to MTSLPLDGIRVVDFTQVMLGPCCTQMLADYGAEVIKVEKAKIGDLSRWSLGSDPDGLNNPVFSSLNRNKKSLALDLKQDEARAAVRALIDTADVVVNNFRPDVMERMGFGYEELKRTNPRLIYAVGTGFGLDGPYRHKGGQDILAQALSGVMRRKSDASHPLSIYATPLADYSAGMHLVQGILLALLHREKTGHGQQVAVSLYSSMLAMQMQEGTTHMMREKDLNWGAFPLTGVFETTDGAIVMVGAFKQNPLRDICTALEIEDLSLQPQFADFDAQMQRRPELQKVFREAFAKNSSAHWLGQLEQVDILCAPVRSLPEALDDEQTTINGMILHAGETKAGPIRLVGSPIDMSAATVTVRIAPPKLGEHNDEILSGLSVRRGDAA, encoded by the coding sequence ATGACATCCCTTCCTCTCGACGGTATCCGCGTCGTCGATTTCACCCAGGTCATGCTTGGCCCGTGCTGCACGCAGATGCTTGCCGACTACGGCGCAGAGGTCATCAAGGTTGAAAAGGCCAAGATCGGCGACCTCTCGCGCTGGTCGCTTGGGTCGGATCCGGATGGTCTCAACAATCCGGTTTTCTCGTCGCTCAACCGTAACAAGAAGAGCCTTGCTCTCGACCTCAAGCAGGACGAAGCGCGGGCCGCCGTCCGCGCCCTGATCGACACGGCCGACGTAGTCGTCAACAATTTCCGCCCTGACGTTATGGAGCGCATGGGCTTCGGTTACGAGGAGCTCAAACGGACAAATCCGCGGCTGATATACGCCGTCGGTACGGGCTTCGGCCTCGACGGGCCCTATCGCCACAAGGGCGGGCAGGACATTCTCGCGCAGGCGCTTTCCGGCGTCATGCGGCGCAAGTCCGATGCGAGCCATCCGCTGTCGATCTACGCGACGCCGCTTGCCGACTATTCGGCCGGCATGCACCTGGTGCAGGGCATTCTGCTTGCCTTGCTGCATCGGGAGAAGACCGGCCACGGCCAGCAGGTCGCGGTCAGCCTCTACAGCTCCATGCTCGCCATGCAGATGCAGGAGGGCACGACACATATGATGCGGGAGAAAGACCTGAACTGGGGCGCTTTCCCGCTGACGGGCGTGTTCGAAACCACCGACGGCGCCATCGTCATGGTCGGGGCTTTCAAGCAGAACCCGCTGCGCGACATTTGCACCGCTCTGGAGATCGAGGACCTGTCGCTCCAGCCGCAATTCGCCGATTTCGATGCGCAGATGCAGCGCCGACCGGAACTGCAGAAGGTCTTCCGCGAAGCGTTCGCGAAGAACAGCAGCGCCCATTGGCTTGGCCAACTGGAACAGGTGGACATTCTTTGCGCACCGGTGCGCTCGCTTCCCGAAGCCCTTGACGACGAGCAGACGACGATCAACGGCATGATCCTTCACGCCGGCGAAACGAAAGCCGGTCCGATCCGGCTGGTCGGCTCACCGATCGACATGTCGGCGGCGACAGTAACAGTGCGCATTGCCCCGCCGAAGCTCGGTGAGCACAACGACGAGATCCTCTCGGGGCTTTCCGTTCGCCGGGGAGATGCGGCATGA
- a CDS encoding ABC transporter permease, with translation MANALPSHAEGRALTDGNRFRAIDAIVSAVLRHLPATLAILGCILLWQLVVWGFSVPTFMAPGPVDVIKAFGENAGILWANFWPTLMEAVLGFVFGNVIAVLLAVWFVHSPLAERAFYPIAVIIKSIPIIALAPILVLLVGNGIAPKIIIAGLICFFPTLVNMVQGLKSASPAMLDLMRILSASNSEIFWKVRLPGSLPFLFAALKIAATSSVMGAIVAEWIGSSYGLGALIIEATYNFRSPLLYATVVIAASLAVVLFFAVSFAESKIVRWKPTTDH, from the coding sequence ATGGCAAATGCCCTTCCTTCACACGCGGAAGGCCGCGCCTTGACCGACGGCAACAGGTTCAGGGCGATCGATGCTATCGTCAGCGCTGTCCTGCGACATCTGCCGGCGACGCTCGCGATCCTCGGCTGCATCCTGCTGTGGCAACTCGTCGTCTGGGGCTTTTCGGTGCCAACGTTCATGGCGCCGGGGCCAGTCGACGTCATCAAGGCCTTCGGCGAAAACGCCGGTATCCTGTGGGCGAATTTCTGGCCGACGCTGATGGAGGCGGTTCTCGGTTTCGTGTTCGGCAATGTCATTGCCGTCCTTCTGGCTGTGTGGTTCGTCCACAGCCCGCTTGCCGAGCGCGCCTTCTATCCGATCGCCGTGATCATCAAGTCGATCCCGATCATTGCTCTGGCGCCGATCCTGGTACTGCTCGTCGGCAACGGCATTGCGCCGAAGATCATCATCGCAGGCCTGATCTGCTTCTTCCCGACCCTGGTCAACATGGTACAGGGACTGAAGTCGGCGAGCCCCGCAATGCTCGACCTGATGCGCATCCTGTCTGCCAGCAATTCCGAGATCTTCTGGAAGGTTCGCCTGCCAGGCTCGCTGCCTTTCCTTTTCGCCGCGCTGAAGATTGCGGCAACCAGCAGCGTCATGGGCGCTATCGTCGCCGAGTGGATCGGCTCAAGCTACGGCCTCGGCGCCCTGATCATCGAGGCGACCTACAATTTCCGTTCGCCTCTGCTCTATGCGACGGTGGTGATTGCGGCCTCGCTTGCCGTGGTTCTCTTCTTCGCGGTTTCGTTCGCGGAATCGAAGATCGTCCGCTGGAAACCGACGACGGACCACTGA
- a CDS encoding LysR family transcriptional regulator, giving the protein MHASILKYFVSVARSGSIRKASEELHVASSAVSRQIKKLEDELGIALFERLSNGLRLTVAGENVLRHARVTLENFELLRSDLGALQGKKTGRVQMSCLDSLAIQFLPDMVNAFHSIHPGVSFHIHTAGHGNISSLVAEGDVDMGMTFDLARPDDTEMLFRVPMPLMAFVGRGHPLAKQRQVSLAECAQYDLLLQLDTQPIRSLIEIELSVFERTGRPFVLSNSQMMLKPFILSGQGVAFFTPIGFLAEIKAGDVVPIPLSGSRLQNLHIGILVQRRRQRTHAAEAVIEFVGAELLRFSDQIMEAINP; this is encoded by the coding sequence ATGCACGCCAGCATCCTGAAATATTTCGTCTCGGTCGCACGGTCCGGGTCCATTCGCAAGGCCTCCGAGGAGCTTCATGTCGCATCCTCGGCGGTCAGCCGGCAGATCAAGAAACTGGAGGACGAGCTCGGGATCGCGCTCTTCGAGCGGTTGTCGAACGGTCTGAGGCTGACTGTCGCCGGGGAGAACGTGTTGCGCCACGCGCGGGTCACGCTCGAGAATTTTGAGCTTCTGCGCAGCGACCTCGGCGCCCTGCAGGGAAAAAAGACCGGCCGTGTGCAGATGTCCTGTCTCGACAGCCTGGCCATCCAGTTCCTGCCGGATATGGTCAACGCGTTCCACAGCATCCATCCCGGGGTGAGCTTTCACATCCACACCGCCGGCCACGGCAACATCAGCAGCCTGGTCGCCGAAGGCGATGTCGATATGGGGATGACATTCGATCTGGCCCGGCCTGACGATACCGAGATGCTCTTTCGCGTGCCGATGCCGCTGATGGCTTTCGTCGGACGGGGACATCCGCTGGCGAAGCAGCGGCAGGTCTCGCTCGCCGAATGCGCCCAATACGACCTGCTTCTGCAACTCGATACGCAACCGATCCGCTCGCTCATCGAAATCGAACTCTCGGTCTTCGAGCGAACCGGCCGGCCCTTTGTGCTGTCGAACAGCCAGATGATGCTCAAGCCGTTCATCCTCTCCGGTCAGGGCGTGGCTTTCTTTACGCCGATCGGTTTCCTCGCGGAGATCAAGGCCGGCGATGTCGTTCCCATACCGCTTTCCGGATCGCGCCTTCAGAACCTGCATATCGGAATCCTGGTGCAGCGACGGCGGCAGCGCACGCACGCGGCCGAAGCCGTCATCGAATTCGTTGGTGCGGAGCTGCTGAGGTTCAGCGACCAGATCATGGAGGCAATCAATCCTTGA
- a CDS encoding enoyl-CoA hydratase-related protein: MSVTFVVEDRVATVTLNRPERMNAVDAATERELEAIWQEIEARDDISCVVLTGAGERAFCAGADLKGAEKTGLDYWTESRPNGFGGLAFRRSLDVPVIARVNGYALGGGFEMVLGCDIVIASKEAAFGLPEARVGRLPLDGGMVLLQRRIPHNLAMGVLLTGRRFSATEMHAFGIVNEMVEPGELDAAVARWVREIVACAPLSLRAIKQTVNRTGHLSPAEAQGLRTPALVKALKSEDAMEGVSAFQEKRAPVWRGR, from the coding sequence ATGAGCGTCACCTTCGTTGTAGAAGACCGGGTTGCGACCGTCACGTTGAACCGTCCGGAGCGGATGAATGCAGTGGACGCAGCGACCGAACGCGAACTGGAGGCGATCTGGCAGGAGATTGAAGCGCGCGACGACATAAGCTGCGTTGTGCTGACGGGCGCAGGCGAACGGGCATTTTGCGCCGGGGCGGATCTGAAAGGGGCCGAAAAGACCGGCCTCGACTACTGGACCGAAAGCCGGCCGAACGGTTTTGGCGGGTTGGCTTTTCGCCGCTCGCTGGATGTTCCCGTCATTGCCAGGGTCAATGGCTATGCGCTCGGTGGTGGGTTCGAGATGGTTCTCGGCTGCGATATCGTCATCGCCTCGAAGGAGGCGGCGTTCGGTCTGCCGGAGGCCCGCGTCGGGCGCCTGCCGCTCGATGGCGGCATGGTGCTTCTCCAGCGCCGGATTCCGCACAATCTTGCCATGGGTGTGCTGTTGACCGGGCGGCGGTTTTCCGCAACCGAGATGCATGCCTTCGGCATCGTCAACGAGATGGTCGAGCCGGGGGAGCTTGACGCCGCCGTTGCGCGCTGGGTGCGTGAGATCGTCGCCTGTGCGCCACTTTCCCTCCGTGCGATCAAGCAGACCGTCAATCGCACCGGGCATCTGTCTCCGGCGGAAGCACAAGGGCTGCGCACGCCTGCACTCGTGAAGGCGCTGAAAAGCGAAGACGCCATGGAAGGCGTCAGCGCTTTCCAGGAGAAACGCGCGCCCGTTTGGAGGGGACGATGA
- a CDS encoding ABC transporter ATP-binding protein has product MLETVIRPGQASVGNSAVSVKNLHIRFGADDSGFTALSDVSVEIPAGSLVTMLGPSGCGKSTLLRTVADLVHITDGSVSVHGQTPRKAREGRDFAFVFQEATLLPWRNVIDNVRLPLLVGKREAGATYADPEELLALVGLKGREKAMPHELSGGQRQRVAIARALVTRPRILLMDEPFGALDEITRDKLNEELLRLWQETGTTILFVTHSIPEAVFLGQHVLMLAAHPGRVKEFMKVDLPYPRSLAMRDTVEFIQVTAHLRKLLGEC; this is encoded by the coding sequence ATGCTGGAAACGGTTATCAGACCCGGCCAGGCGTCGGTCGGCAACTCCGCCGTATCGGTGAAGAACCTTCATATCCGCTTCGGCGCAGATGACTCCGGCTTCACCGCACTCTCCGACGTTTCGGTAGAGATACCGGCCGGCTCGCTCGTGACCATGCTCGGCCCATCCGGCTGCGGCAAGTCCACCCTGTTGCGAACGGTCGCGGATCTCGTGCACATCACCGACGGCTCGGTGTCCGTGCATGGCCAGACACCGCGCAAGGCACGCGAAGGCCGCGATTTCGCCTTCGTCTTCCAGGAAGCGACGCTGCTGCCTTGGCGCAACGTGATCGACAACGTGCGTCTCCCCCTGCTGGTGGGAAAGCGCGAAGCTGGCGCAACCTATGCCGATCCGGAAGAGCTTCTGGCCCTCGTCGGGCTGAAGGGGCGCGAGAAGGCGATGCCGCACGAACTGTCGGGCGGCCAGCGCCAGCGCGTGGCGATCGCCCGCGCGCTGGTGACCCGACCCCGCATCCTGTTGATGGATGAGCCCTTCGGCGCGCTCGACGAGATCACGCGCGACAAGCTGAACGAAGAGCTGCTGCGCCTCTGGCAGGAAACCGGGACGACGATCCTCTTCGTCACCCATTCGATCCCGGAGGCGGTCTTCCTCGGTCAACATGTGCTGATGCTGGCGGCCCATCCCGGACGCGTCAAGGAGTTCATGAAGGTCGACTTGCCCTATCCGCGGTCGCTGGCGATGCGCGACACGGTCGAGTTCATCCAGGTTACCGCCCACCTGCGCAAACTTTTGGGAGAATGCTGA
- a CDS encoding amidohydrolase family protein has product MLHLPDGVSSATIPANALLMQPPVNAHDHGYGIRTLDFGNVDDALEVWIPGLRLRPRTDPYLEALVAFSRLAQTGVGATMHCHNSLNVDRLVDEAGAVMRAARDVGIRLALSCPLLNYDPWAYDGGPERLRPYLASADWDELSASIPQYASPSVQISAADAVAAANASPLIDVQYGPIGPQWCSDALLEAIAEASHATGRRIHMHLLESPRQRSWLDRRFPQGVVRYLDDIGFLSPRLAVAHGVQLRPDELELLAARGVQLVSNPSANLRLRSGVAPVAAIPASGPAFAFGLDGTGFDDDQDLWRELRLAHLLHGGRGLSRTFTAGRVFDAAIHVGSKVVNAPANEDLVLVDYGALIADSLMDDLDEAEVLLTRMTAAHAKGLYVGGQEIMRGGRLTQVDFEGARAELLRQARADLPRLTAERRRVTKLAAATRAYYSDW; this is encoded by the coding sequence TTGCTGCATCTGCCTGACGGTGTCTCCTCGGCAACGATCCCGGCCAATGCACTGTTGATGCAGCCGCCCGTCAACGCCCATGACCACGGCTATGGCATCCGCACGCTCGATTTCGGCAACGTCGACGATGCCCTGGAAGTGTGGATACCTGGACTTCGGCTTCGCCCGCGAACCGACCCCTATCTGGAAGCGCTTGTCGCATTCTCCCGGCTGGCGCAAACGGGCGTCGGCGCGACCATGCACTGCCACAATTCGCTGAACGTCGACCGTCTCGTCGACGAGGCGGGCGCCGTCATGCGTGCAGCGCGCGACGTGGGCATAAGGCTCGCGCTTTCCTGTCCGCTTCTTAACTACGATCCGTGGGCCTATGACGGCGGGCCTGAGCGATTGCGGCCGTATCTCGCCTCGGCAGATTGGGATGAGCTCAGTGCCTCGATCCCGCAATACGCGTCGCCTTCGGTCCAGATTTCGGCGGCCGATGCGGTCGCTGCAGCCAATGCCAGCCCGCTGATCGATGTCCAGTATGGTCCGATCGGGCCGCAATGGTGCTCCGATGCACTGCTCGAAGCCATCGCCGAGGCCTCTCACGCAACGGGCCGGCGCATCCACATGCATCTGCTCGAGAGCCCAAGGCAGAGGTCGTGGCTGGACCGGCGCTTCCCGCAAGGGGTTGTTCGATATCTCGACGATATCGGCTTCCTTTCGCCGCGCCTTGCCGTTGCCCATGGCGTTCAACTGCGGCCGGACGAGTTGGAACTGCTGGCTGCGCGGGGTGTGCAACTCGTTTCGAACCCGTCGGCGAATTTGCGTCTGCGTTCCGGTGTGGCGCCTGTGGCTGCCATTCCGGCAAGCGGACCCGCTTTCGCTTTCGGCCTCGACGGAACGGGGTTTGACGACGACCAGGATCTTTGGCGCGAACTGCGCCTTGCCCATCTGCTGCATGGTGGCCGCGGCTTGTCGCGGACCTTCACGGCCGGACGCGTCTTCGATGCCGCAATCCATGTCGGCTCTAAGGTTGTGAATGCGCCAGCGAACGAAGATCTCGTGCTTGTGGATTACGGTGCACTGATTGCCGACAGCCTGATGGACGATCTGGACGAGGCCGAGGTTCTGCTCACCCGGATGACGGCGGCGCACGCGAAGGGGCTCTATGTCGGCGGACAGGAGATCATGCGCGGTGGGAGGCTGACCCAGGTCGATTTCGAAGGGGCCCGGGCCGAACTTTTGCGGCAGGCGCGTGCGGACCTTCCTCGGCTGACTGCTGAGCGCAGGCGGGTGACCAAGCTGGCCGCGGCAACGCGGGCCTATTATTCCGACTGGTGA
- a CDS encoding GMC family oxidoreductase translates to MARNPEYDFIVVGAGSAGCVLANRLSKNPANRVLLIEAGGKDRNPLFRLPMLMGKLFHSGIYNWHYHTEPEPYLNGRSLYWPRGKVLGGTSTINGMIYVRGNRHDYDRWSQLGLPGWSYDEVLPAFRRSETHVQRKDAFHSGDGELTVCRARGHNPLMDVFCEAGVQAGYPANDDFNGETQEGFGRYDFTIRKGKRWSTSWAFLRPALGRKNLTVLTGAELMRLIIEGDRACGVEYLKDGVLGRARAGREVILSSGVVNSPKALLLSGIGPADELRALGIAPVLDLPGVGKNLQDHVDCVMSWECREPITLFSDLRADKLIPAVAQGMLFGEGVTTTFPYEAGAFIRSNDGLVAPDIQLHFMPALEKTANLHFPNPFRKKQAVEANHGFTIRVGPVNPVSRGEITLRSANATEKPKIQANYLRDDFDVRTMIDAIRLTRDIVGQKAFDRYRGKELAPGPEALDDAALTSWLRATAMTTFHPVGTAKMGNDPMAVVDARLKVRGIEGLRVADASVMPIISSGNTNAPAIMIGEKCAEFILNA, encoded by the coding sequence ATGGCGCGTAACCCGGAATATGATTTCATCGTTGTTGGGGCGGGCTCGGCCGGTTGTGTCCTTGCGAACCGTCTGTCGAAAAACCCGGCAAACCGCGTGCTTTTGATCGAGGCCGGCGGCAAGGATCGCAATCCGCTCTTCCGGCTGCCGATGCTAATGGGCAAGCTGTTCCATTCGGGCATTTACAATTGGCACTATCACACCGAGCCCGAGCCTTATCTGAATGGCCGTTCGCTCTATTGGCCGCGCGGCAAGGTGCTGGGCGGCACCTCTACCATCAACGGCATGATCTATGTGCGCGGTAATCGCCATGACTATGATCGCTGGTCGCAGCTTGGGCTGCCCGGTTGGTCCTATGATGAAGTGCTGCCGGCATTCCGACGCTCCGAAACGCATGTTCAGCGCAAGGATGCGTTCCACAGTGGCGACGGGGAACTCACCGTTTGCCGGGCCCGTGGTCACAATCCGCTGATGGACGTGTTCTGCGAGGCGGGCGTCCAGGCCGGCTATCCGGCCAACGATGACTTTAACGGGGAAACGCAAGAAGGCTTTGGCCGCTACGACTTCACCATCCGCAAAGGAAAGCGCTGGTCCACGTCATGGGCGTTCCTGCGTCCGGCACTCGGCCGCAAGAACCTTACGGTGTTGACGGGGGCGGAGCTCATGCGTCTGATCATCGAAGGCGATCGGGCGTGTGGCGTCGAATATCTGAAGGACGGCGTGTTGGGGCGCGCACGTGCGGGGCGAGAGGTGATCCTCTCCTCAGGGGTGGTCAATTCTCCCAAGGCGCTGCTTCTGTCCGGCATCGGGCCGGCAGACGAACTCCGGGCGCTCGGCATCGCGCCGGTGCTGGATCTGCCGGGCGTCGGCAAGAACCTCCAGGACCATGTCGACTGCGTCATGAGCTGGGAGTGCCGGGAACCGATCACGCTGTTCAGCGACCTGCGGGCGGACAAGCTGATCCCGGCCGTTGCCCAGGGCATGCTGTTCGGCGAGGGCGTCACTACGACGTTCCCCTATGAGGCCGGTGCCTTCATCCGCTCGAACGATGGCCTGGTTGCGCCCGACATACAGCTGCACTTCATGCCGGCGCTGGAAAAGACGGCCAACCTGCACTTCCCCAACCCTTTTAGGAAGAAGCAGGCTGTGGAGGCGAACCACGGATTTACGATCCGCGTCGGCCCCGTCAATCCGGTGAGCCGCGGCGAGATCACGCTGCGCTCGGCGAACGCGACGGAGAAGCCGAAGATCCAGGCCAACTACCTCCGTGACGATTTCGACGTCCGCACGATGATCGATGCCATTCGGTTGACCCGGGACATCGTCGGTCAGAAGGCTTTCGACCGCTATCGCGGCAAGGAACTGGCACCGGGACCGGAAGCGCTCGACGATGCCGCTTTGACGAGCTGGCTGCGGGCGACCGCCATGACGACCTTCCACCCGGTTGGAACCGCCAAGATGGGCAATGACCCCATGGCCGTGGTGGATGCGCGGCTCAAGGTGCGCGGCATTGAAGGGCTGCGCGTCGCGGACGCCTCGGTCATGCCAATCATCTCAAGTGGCAACACCAACGCGCCAGCCATCATGATCGGCGAGAAATGCGCCGAATTCATCCTGAACGCATAG
- a CDS encoding TetR family transcriptional regulator C-terminal domain-containing protein, which translates to MARAARDPEERIRERNMRLIIKAGIEIFARKGFDGTRIAEIAEASGLPKANVYYYFSSKEEIYTAIIAHLLASWDDALKYISPEREPAEAFELYIKAKLEYTRKNMAESRLFASEIIQGARFLSRKDREHIRQVTDAHVAVVEGWIAAGKMLPVDPRHLFIMLWASTQFYSDFEPVAVDALRKPRLKADDYEKAAATITETILRGILRQP; encoded by the coding sequence ATGGCAAGGGCAGCACGAGATCCCGAAGAGCGCATCCGCGAACGCAATATGCGGCTCATCATCAAGGCCGGGATCGAAATCTTCGCCCGCAAGGGCTTCGACGGCACGCGCATCGCCGAGATTGCCGAGGCTTCGGGCCTGCCCAAGGCAAATGTCTACTACTATTTCTCGTCCAAGGAGGAGATCTACACCGCCATCATCGCGCATCTGCTCGCCAGCTGGGACGATGCACTGAAATACATTTCGCCGGAGCGGGAGCCCGCGGAAGCGTTCGAGCTCTACATCAAGGCGAAGCTGGAATACACGCGCAAGAACATGGCAGAGTCCCGGCTCTTCGCCAGCGAGATCATTCAGGGTGCCCGCTTCCTGTCCAGGAAGGATCGAGAGCACATCCGCCAGGTCACGGACGCCCATGTCGCCGTGGTCGAGGGCTGGATCGCCGCCGGCAAGATGCTGCCGGTCGATCCGCGCCATCTTTTTATCATGCTCTGGGCATCGACGCAGTTTTATTCGGACTTCGAACCGGTCGCCGTCGATGCGCTCAGAAAGCCTCGTTTGAAAGCCGACGACTACGAGAAGGCGGCGGCCACGATCACCGAGACGATCCTGAGAGGCATCCTCCGGCAGCCCTGA
- the fdxA gene encoding ferredoxin, which produces MAYVITEPCIDVKDGDCTAACPVDCIYEGGRTFYIHPDECINCGLCLSICPVDAIVWDQEIPDSQRHFIAVNKEFFGPDVTGMGSPGGWSKECSTAQDHPFVAAFEKAAAIV; this is translated from the coding sequence ATGGCCTATGTCATTACCGAACCCTGCATCGACGTGAAGGATGGCGACTGCACCGCGGCCTGCCCCGTGGACTGCATCTACGAAGGTGGCCGTACCTTCTACATCCACCCGGACGAATGCATAAATTGCGGGCTCTGTCTTTCGATCTGTCCCGTCGATGCCATTGTCTGGGATCAGGAGATACCGGACAGCCAGCGCCATTTTATCGCTGTGAACAAGGAGTTCTTCGGACCCGACGTCACCGGAATGGGCTCACCGGGCGGCTGGAGCAAGGAGTGTTCCACGGCACAGGACCACCCATTCGTTGCAGCCTTCGAGAAAGCGGCGGCGATAGTGTAG
- a CDS encoding FAD-dependent oxidoreductase: METIREPLRHARIVDRSDVVVVGGGPAGISAAVSAARTGASVTLLERYPYVGGLAAGGMVLVLDDMVNGVEITVRGICMEMIERMKTLGLCVTPTDGDRQLDIRDTPEAWQRWARWGLFDFHTPSAPHPICYAAAFDPDAFKRVSYDILRESGVKLRTHSWFSSAIVENGTIKGVVCQTKSGREAIMGDVVIDASGDLDVAADAGAQHTDGNFILTTVSRWGGIDTEAAERFEFEEPEKFKAIDHEAKRLIGGCWSFWWLKTPLPGVIWLNCPHMPKLSGLSVEDLTYAELEGRGRIARLLDFARANLPGFENAHVIDFAPQTGVRQSRLLQGEYVVTKDDVMNRQHFADSVCRGRDYYTPYRAMLPKEVDQLIVAGRHYSATIQAQKSSREIPPCMAMGEAAGVAATIALNAGVKVRDADVRAIQKQLRAQGADPGDVPSENATYLEAAE; the protein is encoded by the coding sequence ATGGAAACAATCAGAGAACCCTTGCGCCATGCCAGGATCGTCGACCGCTCCGACGTGGTCGTCGTCGGCGGTGGGCCGGCTGGTATCTCCGCCGCGGTGTCGGCGGCGCGCACGGGGGCGAGCGTTACGCTCCTCGAACGCTACCCCTATGTCGGCGGGCTTGCCGCAGGCGGCATGGTTCTGGTGCTCGACGACATGGTCAATGGCGTCGAAATCACCGTGCGCGGCATCTGCATGGAAATGATCGAACGCATGAAGACGCTCGGTCTCTGCGTTACGCCGACGGACGGCGACCGGCAACTCGACATTCGCGATACGCCCGAAGCCTGGCAAAGGTGGGCGCGCTGGGGCCTGTTCGACTTCCACACGCCGTCCGCGCCGCATCCGATCTGCTACGCCGCCGCCTTCGATCCCGACGCGTTCAAGCGGGTCTCCTATGACATCCTTCGCGAATCCGGGGTGAAGCTGAGGACGCACAGCTGGTTCTCCTCGGCAATCGTCGAGAACGGTACGATCAAGGGTGTGGTCTGCCAGACGAAATCCGGACGCGAAGCAATCATGGGTGACGTCGTGATCGACGCATCGGGCGATCTCGACGTTGCTGCCGACGCCGGCGCCCAGCATACGGACGGCAATTTCATCCTGACGACGGTATCGCGCTGGGGCGGGATCGACACCGAAGCAGCCGAACGCTTCGAATTCGAGGAACCGGAGAAGTTCAAGGCAATCGACCATGAGGCCAAGCGTCTGATCGGTGGATGCTGGTCGTTCTGGTGGTTGAAGACGCCGCTGCCGGGCGTCATCTGGCTGAACTGCCCGCACATGCCGAAGCTCTCCGGTCTGAGTGTGGAAGACCTGACCTATGCGGAACTCGAGGGTCGTGGTCGCATCGCCCGCCTGCTCGACTTCGCGCGGGCCAACTTGCCGGGGTTCGAAAATGCCCATGTGATCGACTTCGCACCGCAGACGGGCGTGCGCCAGTCGCGACTGCTCCAGGGCGAGTATGTCGTCACCAAGGACGACGTCATGAACCGCCAGCACTTCGCCGATTCGGTGTGCCGCGGCCGCGACTACTACACGCCCTACCGGGCCATGCTGCCGAAAGAAGTCGATCAGCTAATCGTCGCAGGCAGGCACTATTCGGCGACGATCCAGGCGCAGAAGTCGAGCCGCGAGATCCCGCCATGCATGGCGATGGGCGAGGCGGCCGGCGTTGCCGCCACCATCGCGCTCAATGCCGGCGTCAAGGTGCGCGATGCCGATGTCCGGGCAATCCAGAAGCAGTTGCGGGCGCAAGGGGCCGATCCCGGCGACGTACCATCCGAAAACGCTACCTATCTGGAGGCCGCAGAATGA